In bacterium, the DNA window TATCTTTTCGAGTGCTCCGGCAAGAGCCAAGGGGTTTCTTGTAAGTTGAACACCTGTCGCATCCGCAAGGTATTCTCTCTGCCTGGATACCGCAAGCTGGAGAAGCTTGGCAAAAAGAGGCGCTAAAATGGCAAGCGCTATCGCGATTATCATCAATATTGCCTGGGCTCCCCCTCCCTTTGAATCCTTTCTTGACCGGCGGCCGCCCGAAAAAAATGTGTACCTGAGGAAAAAATCACACAACAAGGCGACACTCCCCACAAGGACACCTACAAGCGTCGCATATAAAATATCATAATTTTTTACATGCGACATCTCATGAGCTACAACACCCTGTAATTCGTCTCTGTTTAATTTCTGCAGCAAACCGAGCGTCACCGCAATTTTCGCGTGTGCGGGATTTCTGCCGGTGGCAAATGCGTTCGGCGCGGTATCATCTATTATATATATTTCAGGCATCGGAAGGCCGGATGCAACGGACATCTCTTCAACCACATTGAATAACTGGGGGTTATCCTTCTTTTCAATCTTTTTGGCTCCGCTGATACCGAGGACAACGGAATCTCCGCCGTAATAAACGGCAATACCTGTAACCAGCGCGACCGAAAACCCGATGGCAAGCCCGTAATATCCATTGCCATACACATAGCCGAAAACATATCCCAGAACCGCCATAAAGACGATAAAAATCACTATAAGAACAAACGTATTCCTTTTATTTTTTTCTATCAACGCCCACATATCAATATTTTTGTTCATAAAGGTCCGTTGCGCATTTCAGGTTAATATGATATGGCAGAAAAACCAGTTTCCGGTTTGATTCATCAAATTTTCAGAATTTCACATTAACAGGTTTTTTCTCTTCTTCGCTCTCAACTTCAAAAAATTCCTGCTGCTTAAAACTCAGTATGGATGCGACTACATTGGACGGAAACATCTCTATCTTGGTGTTAAACACCATAACACTGTCATTATAATGCTGTCTTGCAAAAGAAATCTTATTCTCCGTTGAAGTTAATTCTTCCTGCAAGGCAAGCATATTCTGGTTGGCTTTAAGGTCCGGATAATTTTCGACAACCGCAAAAAGGGAGCGGAGTGTCTGGGTCAGGAAATTTTCGGCTTTGGCCTGGTCAGCAACCCCTTTATCCGCCTGTATAGCCTGTGTGCGCGCTTTTGTGACATTTTCAAGCACTTCCCTTTCATGCTTCAGATATCCTTTGGCTGTCTCTACAAGATTAGGGATAAGATCATAGCGCCTTTTCAGCTGCACATCGATCTGGCTCCATGCATTTTTTACCCTGTTCCTGAGCTTCACCAGTGAATTATATATACCGATAAACATCAGCACTATAACCAGCAGCAGCACAAAAAACATTATTGAAATTAAGGCCATAAATACCTCCTTTACTGTTTTCCGTAATCTATCAGCTGCATAAGGACTTTGCCGTCCTTTACGCTCTTTACCAATCCGGAAACCGGAATATCGGTGGATATCCAGTTAGTCATACCGCCCGGATAAGTAACCACCGTGCACTCTATCATTTTATCCTTTATCCTTATAAAATCCTTCGAAGTGGAGCCGGTTTTTGAAGCTGAGCCGGCCTGCGCGCTGTACCTTGGAAGCACTGTTTCCGATTTGCTTATCACTTTCGCCCGGCCGAACATATCCTTGATGATGGTGGAATACTCCACTACCATTTCCCGGCTGTTCACTTTAACGACTTTCTGCAGTTGATACGCCTTGCCCTGTGTATCATAAAAAGCCCACTCCCCAGGCCTTACTTTTAACGCCCTGGGCGCCGAAAGGACATATCCTGAAACCGGAATCGCCACGATAAAAAAAAGAACCGAAAACAATGCTTTTAATGACAATGTTCTCATGATTAATTATAACGGCCTTTTGATAATGTACAATTACAAATACAGCGATTTTTTATAATAGCATACATCAAAAGGTTTCTTCAATATGATAATCTTCAAAGAACTTTCATTTTGTGGTTGAACAGATTTTTCGATTTGTTATAATTGGGTTCACTTTTTCAATGAAATTAAAGGGCAACCAAAAAAGGAGTTATTTATTATGTCTAGTTACAAAGACCTGGGACTTGTCAACACGCGCGACATCTTTAAAAAGGCCGTAAAAGGCGGATATGCGATACCTGCCTATAATTTTAACAATATGGAGCAGCTTCAGGCAATAGTCACTGCCTGCCTTGAAACCCAGTCGCCGGTTATACTGCAGGTATCAAGCGGGGCCAGGAAATACGCCGATCAGACCCTTTTAAGGTATATGGCGCAGGGCGCGGTAGAAATGATGAAGGAAATGGCAAAAGAAAAAAACCTCAAAGAAATTCCGATTGCGCTTCACCTTGACCACGGCGATACCTTTGAGCTCTGTAAATCATGTATCGAAACCGGGTTCTCGTCCGTGATGATAGACGGTTCTCATCATACCTACGAAGAAAACGTGGCTCTTACAAAGAAAGTAGTTGATTTTGCCCACAAATACGACGTTACGGTCGAAGGGGAGCTTGGTATGCTCGCCGGGATAGAAGATGATGTTAAAGCGGAAAAATCCACATATACAAAACCGGAAGAAGTAATAGATTTCGTATCAAGGACAGGGGTTGATTCACTTGCCATCTCAATAGGGACATCACACGGCGCCAATAAATTCAAACCTGAACAATGCGTAAGAAATAAAGACGGAATACTGCTTCCCCCCGAGCTGAGATTTGACATCCTTGAAGAAATAGAGAAGAAACTTCCCGGATTTCCCATCGTCCTCCACGGCTCTTCTTCAGTTCCCATCGAAGCCGTTAAAATGATAAATGAGAACGGCGGCAAACTCAAAGACACAATAGGTATTCCTGAAGAACAGTTAAGAAAAGCGGCGAAATCCGCCGTATGCAAAATCAATATCGATTCCGACGGAAGGCTGTGGATGACAGGAACCGTAAGAAAGGTTTTTGCCGAAAAACCCGCAGAATTCGACCCCAGAAAATACCTTGGTCCCGCAAGAGATTCCCTTATCAAAATGTACAAACACAAAAACGAACATGTCCTGGGTTCAGCGGGAAAAGCGTAACTAACATTAAACTAAAACCCCGCTAGAGAAAAACAACTTCTCTAACGGGGTAAATAATGCTATTGAAAAAGAAATTAGAAACGGCGATTGCCGCCCCTATCCCCTCTGCCATGTCTCGGTTTCCCGCTTCCGTGCCTGCTGCTATCCCTGCCGCCGGCGCCGCGCGGCCTGTCAGGACGAGGACGGGCTTCATTAACATTAAGCGCTCTTCCCTTTAAGTCTTTGCCGTTTAACCCGTCAATCGCCGCCTGCGCTTCACTTTGCGAACCCATTTCTACAAACCCGAATCCTTTTGATCTTCCACTATATTTATCATTTATTATAGTGGCTGAATCAACCTGCCCAAACGGTTCAAAAGCAGAACGCAAGTCTTCTTCAGTTGCCTCATACGACAAATTCCCTACGTAAATCTTCATTCTCTTCTCCCTGTTAAACTACTGTTCACCTTCAAGAAATGGATCCAACCATTAATTTGAGAGGCAATCCTTTCTGTCCGGCAGTTTATCTGCTTATCAATTTATTGTCAACAAATACTATTAACTTATATTATCACAGCCTACTTTAAAAACCTGATTGCCAGGGGATATCTGTAACTTTCGCCTTTGGACGCTGTAACCGCCGCGGATATGACAAATATGAGGTTGATAATAGCTATGGCAAATAAAAGAAAGAATCCGACAACGGCAAAAATGAGGAAAAACGAAACAATTGCGTATATTGTCATCGAAATCTGGAAATTAAGCGCTTCTTTTCCCTGCTCGCTGACAAAGGGCATTTCATCTTTTTTAATAAGCCATATGACAAGTGGGCCTATTATATTGCCGAACGGTATACCTATATAACAGCTCAAGGCGCTTAAATGGCAGAACATCGCCCAATTATTGGTTTCTTTCTGTTCGGCGATCTTAAAGCTCCTTATTTTATGTCAATCCTTTTTAAACACCAATGACACAATACCTGCCGCCGCAATTGATTTAAGAAAATCCCCCGCCGCGAACGGCAAAAAACCAAGCGAAAAAGCTTTTAGAAGGCCTATGTTCATATAAAAAGACAGGTAAAGGCTTCCTAAAACAAGAATGACAATGGAACAGAGAAAAAACACGCCGCAGAAGCTGATAAAAGTTTTCGGCATTTTACTAATCAGCGTCGCGCAAAAAACAGGAATAATTAACCATGAAAGGAGATATCCCCCAGTAGGTCCGAAAATGCCTCCCGGAACGGCAAAAATCGGCATGCCGGCAACACCCATGCCTACGAACAGCGCCTGCGAGATAAATCCGAATTTTCTCCCGAGCAAAGCGCCTGAAAGAAGGACAAAGAAAGTCTGCAAAGTAACAGGAACGGGCGAAAAAGGCAGGGGCACCTTCACAAAGGAACCCAGCGCGGTAAGAAAAGCGAATAAAACCGCGCCGCTTATCATTACCAATCTGGTATCCGCCAGCAAACCATATACGTTATTTTTCGCCTGCAGATGGTCCACTAAATTGATTCCTCCCGTCTTTCAGGAATGATAATTTATAATATGTTTATTGTCAACGAAATTATAACCCGGGGTAGACATTTCATATCGTTCAATTGTCTTTTTCCCTGAGGAAAAATGTTTTTTTCGCCCACAGGGAAGAAAAGCTTTTCCAATCCTCGGTTGTGGAAGCCCAGTTAGACATTACCGCAACTCCCTTTATTTTTGATATATCGGTGTCCTGATTATGAATTGCCGTATCGATGCCGACCAGAGCATTACCCATATTTTCAACAGCGGCATTGTGCTCATCCGTTGAATCTTTTACTGTTGACACGCCTATGAATACCGGACACCGGCTTATATTACTCACCGCTGAAATCTGCTCTTCGATCCAGGCTATATATATATCGGTATTTTCAAAATAGGCGTTATAACACGGCAAGACGGCAAAATCAGAAAGCGCGCTGACTTCTTTGTAATATTCCGAATCCCATACATCGATATCTCCTTCGCTGCCCAGTTCCATTGTTACAACTCCTGTTTTTTTATCCGGAAGTTTTTCTCTTATTTCCTTTATAAGAGAAACAAAATTTTCGTTTCCGTTCGGAACGGGAAACAAATTCAGCAGAACACCGTCAAACGCATACTCGGAACACAAAGACTTTGCGGTATTTACAATATTACTAAAATCCGACTCTTCGGAAATGTCTGTATTGGGTTCCTCATTAAACTCAGTTCTGGCTTCGACCCACGCAAAAAATTCAAATTCCCCGCTTACTTTCTTCATCTCGCCTATGAATGAACCGACATACGTCAATTTCTCGGGCGACCACAGCCAGTCAACATCCCTTCTTACTTTAACGAAAATATTTTTAACGCCCAGTTTCTTAAAAATCCCGCCGAGTCTCTCGATATCCCCGATATCCCGGCTCTGGTCAACCCATGAAAGGTCCACCCAGACAGCATTATCGTTAAAGGTGTACGCCTTCAGTTTTCCCGATTTTGCTTCTTCGGCTATTTTCTCCTCATATGTCAGGAATTCATAATTATCGACTTCCGATTTGTTGATATCTATAACCCCATACTGAATCTGAAGCCGGATTTTATCTTTGCTCTGCGATAATATCTTTCCAACCATAGTGGTGCTGTTCTTGAATGTAACCTTTACATCATCGCTCTTGAATTTATCCCTCAACACATTTAATTCTTTTTCATAGAACTCTTTTTTTCTTAAGACTTTCCTGAGTTCCCTTTCCATTGTTTCTTTTGCGACTTTGACTTCCTCAATCTGGCTCTCGATGACATTCTTGGAATCCTCAGCCAGTTCCCTGTCCTCAATGGATTTTTCCATTTTGCCGATTTTGTCCGTAAACTCTTTTATTTTTGATTCAAGATTGTTTTTTTCCGATAAAGATTTATTGAATTTATTTTCTATCATGGTTTTTTCGGTTTTAAGCGTTACATAAGCCTCTTCCGCCTGGCGCCTCAGCAAATCCATCCTGCCGCCCCGCCATAAGGCAAAAGCCAGCGCTATTCCCACAATAACCAAAGATATAATTACTATAGGCATTCTGTGCTTTCTGACCATCGCGTATCTTACAAGAGCCGCCGCGTCAGGTTGTGCTATATCTGTAAACGCGATATGAAGCACATACTCGTTCGGGACCGAAAACTTTTCCTGCTTTGAGGCGACTATCTTACCTTCAACGCGTATCGGGGTTTTCCGGTAAATCAAGTCCAGGTGAAGAAGGATTTTACAATTAGTTTTCTCAAAGAGGTTAACGGTTTCTTTATCCAGGTTCCTTACGACAAGACACATGCCTCCTTTGCTTATATCCATGGTGAAACCCTGTCTTATATCCGTCAGCGGTTCACCGGAAGCAGCGTCCGTAAACTGGAACTCGACCGGAAGCACGGTGTCAATCCTTATATAACGTCTTCTGCCGAGGTAAGATTGCGCGCTTGTCATTTTTCTCCTTTGCTGTCGATTAACGGTATCCTGAGCTGTTCGCCATATGTATTAACATCATCCATATCCTGGAGCCTTAAAAGCAGGGGCTTCCTGCCCGAAGGCTTTATTTTATAATTTAATATTTCCTCCGAACCCGCCCTGATGTTAAGCGTGTTGTTCTTTTCTCCCTCGAGCACCGCTCCTTCCACAAAAAGATTTGCCCTGACTTCCTGGTCCAAAACCCCTTTATTGCGGACTCTGGCAACAGCTTCGGTTTCTTTGCCTTCGATAATTTCCGCGGGCAGTTCAAGTTCAATTTCGATAAACCTGGATATATCAATAGCCAGATGCTCTCTGTCGCCTGAAATAAGATCTATTTCCTTTTCAAAGTTTTTCCCTTCGGCATATACTTTGAAAATATATTTTTTCTGAGGCTGCAAAATCACCGGACCAAACACGCCGCTCTCATCGGTTTTTAATTCCGTAATTTTTTTCCTGTCGCAATAAACCTGTATTACGGCTTCCTTTACCGGTTTTTTGTTGTTCGATATCACACCGCTTATCTCAGCATCCAGTTCCAGAACAGGCATAAGGGCAAGGCAATAAGAATTGTGAGGAAGCCAGTACTCCCCGCTTGAAGCCGCTTCTCCCCACCACTCAGGCTGTTTACCTGTTGCATCCATAATACCGTTAGGTATTCCCCCGGTAATAGGGCCCTTGCCTTTAAACGCGCTCATTACAACAGGCTGTTTCCCTCCGACACCGGAAATCTGGCAGATTCCCAGAGGGTTTTGCCCGAAGACCCACTGAAACTGGTCATCCGCAAAGACCTCAAACCTTACATCATTCGAATACTGCCCCCACTTCATGGCAATCAAACCGTATCCGAAATGGTCGCAATTAAGGCCGTGCGTCTGCGCAGCGGCTCTCCTCGCCGAATCGATATCCCCCGCAAAATAATAAACGTGCCATTTCCCGTCCGATTCCTTTTCAATTCCCATTGCCATCTGCCCGTAAGGGGTTTTTGCGGCCATCGGCAGCAGATAATTTTCCGTAAACACTTTTGCGGCATAATAAACATCCCACCAAAGCGGATCTCCTATATCAAGATACTTGCATAGTTCAATAAGGGCCATATAAATTCCAAGATTATAATTGACCATTTTATATTGGAAATGGAAATCTTTTGTCCTCCTGTCAAAATAGAAGTCGCCGCAGATATTATCCTCCACTTCCGCATAATTATTGAACTGCAGCTTCAACATTTTTTTCGCGGTATCTTTGATTTTTGCGACATATTTTTCATCGTCAAAATACCCATACATTTCAAGCGAGGCATAAATATAGCAACCCATATCAAACGAGGTCGCAAAACTTTTTTTATTCAGGTATTCCCAGTTCCTGGCCGCGGTGGCAACAGCTTCATCGGCGAGGCCCTTATCATGTTTTTCCAGCGCCCGGGCGGCATTCAGCAGCGCAATAATATTAAACGCAGTCGCGGCATTGCTCTTGTCATTGTTGCGGTAACGGGGATATTTATCCTTCGACAGGTCGACCAGCGGAAGGATTTTGGAACAGTAATCGTCCCAGCTCATATTATGGGACACTCCGCTCCACGGGACACTGCCGTCTTCACCCGTGATATCAATACAAAATCTTGTGCCATATTTCAAAGCCCCGATGGAATCGGGGAAATCGCCTTTTTCTATTTTGCTTTCCTGAACAGGGCTGTACAACGAATAATTCGCCATCCCGTAAACAAGATGAGGATGGGACCACATCCTCTTTCCGATATCATCAAGCGTGTCATGGTATCCGCCCTGGACAGGATCCTGAAAATGGCATTTCTCGCCGCATCTCAGATGTTTGAGGAAATTCCACTGCGTCCACCCGATATTCTTCGCGAACACGTTTTTGCCTATCTCAAAGGGATATGAATCGACTTTCACAATTTCTCTGCCGTGCCTGAAAACGGCGCTTACGGTATAAATGCCCTCTTTCGCAAGGCTTGATATATCCCCTTTATAATAAATTCCTTCCCAATCATCAAAATCCTGTTTATAGATATTTTTTGTCAATTCAATTTTGCCTGTCTCCCTGCTGATTACGCTGATTCTTATTTTTCTGGGAAAACTTCCGGATTCAATATTTCCTGTTATCCTCATAATGACAGACTTTTTATCTTCAGGATGAAACCCTATCTGGCTTAACTGCAGTTCGGGAGTAAAAAGCTTCTGGCTGTAATAAAGGTCATCTATTTCGATATAACCTTTATCCCCGTGACCCGTACTCACGGCTAATCCGAGCCTGACCTTGCCTTCCAGTGTCTTATTGCCGCCGCCCCATCCGTAATGAAGAGAATCATATTCAACCCTTTTTTGAGTCCATTTATCCGGAGAAACATCGTTTAAAGGAACTTTTGTAAGGAATGTAGTGTCATCTTCGTCAACAAGCTTGAACTCAAGGACGTTTCCGCCGGAGGCTCCTCTCATATAAAAAGTGAAAATCCCCCCCTTTTGAGGGATTATTTCAAGGGGAAGATATATTTCGCACCATGCGGGAGGATTATTCAAATCGTACTGGATTTTTATGGCATTGCCCGTTCTGCCTTTAACCGAATCGACGCTGAAACTGACGCCTTCTTTGCATCCTTTTTTAATTGTTTGCGGCCCGTCATCAAAATCCTGGGCAAGAATATCCTTTTTTTCTTCGGATTTTTTTTCGCGGGCAGGGTATGGCTCTCTTCTTTCTCTTTTGGAAGCGCCTACCCTTCTTAGCGAGGAAACCGCACAAGTATCAATACATAAAAAAAGAACAAGGAAAACAACCATAATCCTTTTCATTCTCAAACCTCCCGTGAAATCCACAAGGTGTTTCCCTGTTCCCCCGTTAAAACAGATGTAATTAGAAAAATACCATTCACATCGGGTTACGTCAATAGAGATTTACACATTTTGCGATATCATTTACCAAAGTTTACTTTCCCACCTTTCACAAAAAGCCCGCTCAGGAGCGAACATCCTTTTGAATCCACGTATATTTCCGCATCCAGGTTTTTCCTCTCACGGGATTTCTCCAGTTCTCTGCCTTCGCCTTCGGGAACAAAATAACTTTCTATGCCGTATTTTACACTCAAGCTGCCGCTGTGCCCGAAAACATCGGAAACAACCGCGCCTTTTAAAAACACTTCCTCATGAGAAATTTCAGGCCTGCTTACCGATGCCCTGTCATACTCCCACATGTCCCCCTTCTTTTTCAGGACGATAAAAATACTCTTTAAATTATGCGTTTCAAATTTTTTCAAGCCGACATCTTCGGGTTTTATGCTCGAGAAAGGATACCGCAATATAACATAATCTCCCCTGAAAAGGCTGCGCGGGTCTACAGGCTCAACCCTGACTTTTATCGGGGTGCCGTGCTTTTTTATGGAGAGCTTGTTAAAAGCCATTGTATAAACCGAACCGCACTGGAAAATTATAACTATAACTG includes these proteins:
- a CDS encoding DUF4870 domain-containing protein translates to MFCHLSALSCYIGIPFGNIIGPLVIWLIKKDEMPFVSEQGKEALNFQISMTIYAIVSFFLIFAVVGFFLLFAIAIINLIFVISAAVTASKGESYRYPLAIRFLK
- a CDS encoding biotin transporter BioY, yielding MDHLQAKNNVYGLLADTRLVMISGAVLFAFLTALGSFVKVPLPFSPVPVTLQTFFVLLSGALLGRKFGFISQALFVGMGVAGMPIFAVPGGIFGPTGGYLLSWLIIPVFCATLISKMPKTFISFCGVFFLCSIVILVLGSLYLSFYMNIGLLKAFSLGFLPFAAGDFLKSIAAAGIVSLVFKKD
- a CDS encoding RNA-binding protein → MKIYVGNLSYEATEEDLRSAFEPFGQVDSATIINDKYSGRSKGFGFVEMGSQSEAQAAIDGLNGKDLKGRALNVNEARPRPDRPRGAGGRDSSRHGSGKPRHGRGDRGGNRRF
- a CDS encoding LemA family protein: MALISIMFFVLLLVIVLMFIGIYNSLVKLRNRVKNAWSQIDVQLKRRYDLIPNLVETAKGYLKHEREVLENVTKARTQAIQADKGVADQAKAENFLTQTLRSLFAVVENYPDLKANQNMLALQEELTSTENKISFARQHYNDSVMVFNTKIEMFPSNVVASILSFKQQEFFEVESEEEKKPVNVKF
- a CDS encoding M48 family metallopeptidase, producing MNKNIDMWALIEKNKRNTFVLIVIFIVFMAVLGYVFGYVYGNGYYGLAIGFSVALVTGIAVYYGGDSVVLGISGAKKIEKKDNPQLFNVVEEMSVASGLPMPEIYIIDDTAPNAFATGRNPAHAKIAVTLGLLQKLNRDELQGVVAHEMSHVKNYDILYATLVGVLVGSVALLCDFFLRYTFFSGGRRSRKDSKGGGAQAILMIIAIALAILAPLFAKLLQLAVSRQREYLADATGVQLTRNPLALAGALEKISGDMEILEAANRATQHLYIVNPVKSFEARSKSASLFSTHPSIQDRISILKALAHQQ
- a CDS encoding class II fructose-1,6-bisphosphate aldolase, encoding MSSYKDLGLVNTRDIFKKAVKGGYAIPAYNFNNMEQLQAIVTACLETQSPVILQVSSGARKYADQTLLRYMAQGAVEMMKEMAKEKNLKEIPIALHLDHGDTFELCKSCIETGFSSVMIDGSHHTYEENVALTKKVVDFAHKYDVTVEGELGMLAGIEDDVKAEKSTYTKPEEVIDFVSRTGVDSLAISIGTSHGANKFKPEQCVRNKDGILLPPELRFDILEEIEKKLPGFPIVLHGSSSVPIEAVKMINENGGKLKDTIGIPEEQLRKAAKSAVCKINIDSDGRLWMTGTVRKVFAEKPAEFDPRKYLGPARDSLIKMYKHKNEHVLGSAGKA
- a CDS encoding GDYXXLXY domain-containing protein; translated protein: MKKIWIITVIVIIFQCGSVYTMAFNKLSIKKHGTPIKVRVEPVDPRSLFRGDYVILRYPFSSIKPEDVGLKKFETHNLKSIFIVLKKKGDMWEYDRASVSRPEISHEEVFLKGAVVSDVFGHSGSLSVKYGIESYFVPEGEGRELEKSRERKNLDAEIYVDSKGCSLLSGLFVKGGKVNFGK
- a CDS encoding glycoside hydrolase family 9 protein, which codes for MKRIMVVFLVLFLCIDTCAVSSLRRVGASKRERREPYPAREKKSEEKKDILAQDFDDGPQTIKKGCKEGVSFSVDSVKGRTGNAIKIQYDLNNPPAWCEIYLPLEIIPQKGGIFTFYMRGASGGNVLEFKLVDEDDTTFLTKVPLNDVSPDKWTQKRVEYDSLHYGWGGGNKTLEGKVRLGLAVSTGHGDKGYIEIDDLYYSQKLFTPELQLSQIGFHPEDKKSVIMRITGNIESGSFPRKIRISVISRETGKIELTKNIYKQDFDDWEGIYYKGDISSLAKEGIYTVSAVFRHGREIVKVDSYPFEIGKNVFAKNIGWTQWNFLKHLRCGEKCHFQDPVQGGYHDTLDDIGKRMWSHPHLVYGMANYSLYSPVQESKIEKGDFPDSIGALKYGTRFCIDITGEDGSVPWSGVSHNMSWDDYCSKILPLVDLSKDKYPRYRNNDKSNAATAFNIIALLNAARALEKHDKGLADEAVATAARNWEYLNKKSFATSFDMGCYIYASLEMYGYFDDEKYVAKIKDTAKKMLKLQFNNYAEVEDNICGDFYFDRRTKDFHFQYKMVNYNLGIYMALIELCKYLDIGDPLWWDVYYAAKVFTENYLLPMAAKTPYGQMAMGIEKESDGKWHVYYFAGDIDSARRAAAQTHGLNCDHFGYGLIAMKWGQYSNDVRFEVFADDQFQWVFGQNPLGICQISGVGGKQPVVMSAFKGKGPITGGIPNGIMDATGKQPEWWGEAASSGEYWLPHNSYCLALMPVLELDAEISGVISNNKKPVKEAVIQVYCDRKKITELKTDESGVFGPVILQPQKKYIFKVYAEGKNFEKEIDLISGDREHLAIDISRFIEIELELPAEIIEGKETEAVARVRNKGVLDQEVRANLFVEGAVLEGEKNNTLNIRAGSEEILNYKIKPSGRKPLLLRLQDMDDVNTYGEQLRIPLIDSKGEK
- a CDS encoding PilZ domain-containing protein — translated: MTSAQSYLGRRRYIRIDTVLPVEFQFTDAASGEPLTDIRQGFTMDISKGGMCLVVRNLDKETVNLFEKTNCKILLHLDLIYRKTPIRVEGKIVASKQEKFSVPNEYVLHIAFTDIAQPDAAALVRYAMVRKHRMPIVIISLVIVGIALAFALWRGGRMDLLRRQAEEAYVTLKTEKTMIENKFNKSLSEKNNLESKIKEFTDKIGKMEKSIEDRELAEDSKNVIESQIEEVKVAKETMERELRKVLRKKEFYEKELNVLRDKFKSDDVKVTFKNSTTMVGKILSQSKDKIRLQIQYGVIDINKSEVDNYEFLTYEEKIAEEAKSGKLKAYTFNDNAVWVDLSWVDQSRDIGDIERLGGIFKKLGVKNIFVKVRRDVDWLWSPEKLTYVGSFIGEMKKVSGEFEFFAWVEARTEFNEEPNTDISEESDFSNIVNTAKSLCSEYAFDGVLLNLFPVPNGNENFVSLIKEIREKLPDKKTGVVTMELGSEGDIDVWDSEYYKEVSALSDFAVLPCYNAYFENTDIYIAWIEEQISAVSNISRCPVFIGVSTVKDSTDEHNAAVENMGNALVGIDTAIHNQDTDISKIKGVAVMSNWASTTEDWKSFSSLWAKKTFFLREKDN